In a single window of the Candidatus Rokuibacteriota bacterium genome:
- the rpsI gene encoding 30S ribosomal protein S9 translates to MAQTMAYYGTGRRKTSVARVWLRPGAGTIMVNRRPFEDYFPRETLRMIICQPLQLTSTLGQFDATINVGGGGPTGQAGAVRHGIARALLLFDDKLRQTLKRAGLLTRDPRMKERKKYGQPGARSKFQYSKR, encoded by the coding sequence ATGGCTCAGACGATGGCGTATTACGGAACGGGGCGGCGGAAGACCTCCGTGGCCCGGGTGTGGCTCCGGCCGGGCGCGGGCACCATCATGGTCAACCGCCGACCCTTCGAGGACTACTTCCCGCGGGAGACGCTGCGGATGATCATCTGCCAGCCGCTCCAGCTGACGAGCACCCTGGGCCAGTTCGACGCCACGATCAACGTGGGCGGCGGCGGCCCGACCGGCCAGGCCGGGGCGGTTCGCCACGGCATCGCCCGGGCACTGCTTCTCTTCGACGACAAGCTCCGGCAGACGCTGAAGCGTGCGGGGTTGCTCACCCGTGATCCGCGGATGAAGGAGCGGAAGAAGTACGGGCAGCCGGGAGCCCGGTCCAAGTTCCAGTACTCCAAGCGGTAG
- the argJ gene encoding bifunctional glutamate N-acetyltransferase/amino-acid acetyltransferase ArgJ — protein MPEIQWLDGGITAVPGVLASGVAAGIKASGKKDLALIYSSAPARAAAVFTTNQVKGAPVLVSQEHVRGRKAQAIVASSGCSNVCTGEQGLKDAREMTRVVGELLHLPPQQVLIAATGVIGQPLPMDRIRAGLPKLVKALSPQGSRAAAEAIMTTDTVPKEAALRVEVGGRPVTLGAIAKGVGMLEPHLATMFCFLATDAVIAADALHGALRRAVDRSLNRISVDGDQSTSDTVAVLANGLAENAPLEQGGRGLRQFRRALEAITERLALMLVRDGEGATKLVEIVVRGARTRREALVAARAVANSPLVKTAFAGADPNWGRIMMALGKSAARVLPDRLAIRIGEEPLVERGILRAGARLDRVREIMGRRQYTIAIDLGLGRGEERVWTSDLSEEYVRVNSKYTT, from the coding sequence ATGCCAGAGATCCAGTGGCTGGACGGGGGGATCACGGCCGTCCCCGGTGTCCTCGCCTCCGGCGTCGCCGCGGGCATCAAGGCCAGCGGAAAGAAGGACCTGGCGCTGATCTACTCCTCGGCGCCGGCGCGGGCCGCGGCGGTCTTCACCACGAACCAGGTCAAGGGCGCGCCGGTGCTCGTCTCGCAGGAGCACGTGCGCGGCCGGAAGGCCCAGGCCATCGTGGCCAGCAGCGGCTGCTCCAACGTCTGCACGGGCGAGCAGGGACTCAAGGATGCCCGGGAGATGACCCGCGTCGTCGGCGAGTTGCTCCACCTGCCCCCGCAGCAGGTTCTGATCGCCGCCACGGGCGTCATCGGGCAACCGCTGCCGATGGACCGGATCCGGGCCGGCTTGCCGAAGCTGGTGAAGGCGCTCTCTCCCCAGGGCAGCCGCGCCGCCGCCGAGGCGATCATGACGACGGACACGGTGCCCAAGGAGGCGGCGCTGCGCGTCGAGGTCGGCGGGCGTCCCGTCACGCTCGGGGCCATCGCCAAGGGGGTGGGCATGCTCGAGCCGCACCTGGCGACGATGTTCTGCTTCCTCGCCACCGATGCCGTCATCGCCGCCGACGCGCTGCACGGGGCACTCCGGCGCGCCGTGGATCGCTCGCTCAACCGGATCTCGGTGGACGGGGACCAGTCCACCAGCGACACGGTGGCCGTGCTGGCCAATGGACTGGCCGAGAATGCGCCGCTGGAGCAGGGCGGGCGGGGGCTGCGCCAGTTCCGCCGGGCGCTGGAGGCGATCACCGAGCGGCTCGCCCTGATGCTCGTCCGCGACGGGGAGGGCGCCACCAAGCTCGTGGAGATCGTCGTCCGGGGAGCCCGGACTCGACGGGAGGCGCTCGTGGCGGCACGCGCCGTGGCGAACTCGCCGCTGGTGAAGACCGCCTTCGCCGGAGCCGACCCCAACTGGGGGCGGATCATGATGGCCCTGGGCAAGTCCGCCGCCCGCGTGCTGCCCGATCGCCTGGCGATCCGGATCGGCGAGGAGCCCCTCGTGGAGCGGGGTATACTGCGCGCGGGGGCCCGCCTGGACCGGGTCCGCGAGATCATGGGCCGGCGGCAGTACACCATCGCCATCGACCTGGGTCTGGGGCGCGGCGAGGAGCGCGTCTGGACATCCGATCTGTCGGAGGAGTACGTTCGAGTGAACTCGAAGTACACGACCTGA
- the tsf gene encoding translation elongation factor Ts: protein MASHASLVKELRERTGAGVMDCKAALESSQGDLQGAVEYLRKKGLADAAKKAHRESRDGVVASYIHPGSKIGVLVEINCETDFVARTDEFQQLVRDVAMQVAAASPAYVSREQVPGAVVEKEREIYRQQMAGQQKPPQVVDKIVEGKLEKFYTEQCLLDQPFIRDATGKTRVRDLVDQATAKMKERVAVRRFARFQVGEGT, encoded by the coding sequence ATGGCATCGCACGCTTCGCTGGTCAAGGAGCTCCGGGAGCGCACCGGGGCCGGGGTGATGGACTGCAAGGCGGCACTGGAGTCTTCCCAGGGGGACCTCCAGGGCGCCGTGGAATACCTGCGCAAGAAGGGGCTGGCCGACGCCGCGAAGAAGGCCCACCGTGAGTCCCGCGACGGGGTCGTGGCGTCCTACATCCACCCGGGGAGCAAGATCGGGGTTCTGGTCGAGATCAACTGCGAGACCGACTTTGTCGCCAGGACGGACGAGTTCCAGCAGCTCGTGCGGGACGTGGCCATGCAGGTGGCGGCCGCGAGCCCGGCGTACGTCTCGCGCGAGCAGGTGCCCGGCGCGGTGGTGGAGAAGGAGCGCGAGATCTACCGCCAGCAGATGGCCGGCCAGCAGAAGCCACCCCAGGTCGTCGACAAGATCGTCGAGGGCAAGCTCGAGAAGTTCTACACCGAGCAGTGCCTGCTCGATCAACCCTTCATCCGGGACGCCACGGGCAAGACCCGCGTCAGGGACCTGGTGGACCAGGCGACCGCGAAGATGAAGGAGCGGGTGGCGGTGAGGCGGTTCGCCCGCTTCCAGGTCGGCGAGGGCACGTAG
- a CDS encoding isoprenyl transferase, translating into MALTPGTGARPAELSLLADKELREQVLARSLPRHVAIIMDGNGRWATRRGLPRVAGHRQGVKVVREIVRAAGELGIEFVTLYAFSSENWNRPVAEVSTLMSILERNIGRELPELMARNVRFRVIGRPNGVPSAVRRPIDRLVQATAANTGLTLVMALNYGGRDELVDAARRLAEDVRSGALRPEEIDEARLSRALYTEGVPDPDLLIRTGGEMRVSNFLLWQIAYTELLVTPTLWPDFGPRDLCLAVAEFQRRHRRFGRV; encoded by the coding sequence ATGGCGTTGACCCCCGGAACAGGCGCCCGCCCGGCGGAGCTCTCCCTTCTGGCCGACAAGGAGCTCCGGGAGCAGGTGCTGGCCCGCTCCCTTCCCCGCCACGTGGCGATCATCATGGACGGCAACGGCCGCTGGGCCACGCGGCGCGGACTGCCCCGCGTGGCGGGCCACCGCCAGGGCGTCAAGGTCGTCCGCGAGATCGTGCGCGCGGCGGGCGAGCTCGGCATCGAGTTCGTCACGCTCTACGCCTTCTCGTCGGAGAACTGGAACCGTCCCGTCGCCGAGGTGTCGACGCTGATGAGTATCCTGGAGCGCAACATCGGGCGGGAGCTCCCGGAGCTCATGGCCCGGAACGTCCGCTTTCGCGTCATCGGTCGCCCCAACGGCGTCCCTTCCGCGGTGCGGCGGCCCATCGACAGGCTCGTGCAGGCGACCGCCGCCAACACGGGGCTCACCCTGGTGATGGCCCTGAACTACGGCGGGCGCGACGAGCTGGTGGATGCCGCACGGCGGCTCGCCGAGGACGTCCGCTCGGGCGCGCTCAGGCCCGAGGAGATCGACGAGGCGCGGCTCTCGCGGGCGCTGTACACCGAGGGCGTGCCGGACCCCGATCTGCTCATCCGTACCGGCGGCGAGATGCGGGTGTCCAACTTCCTCCTCTGGCAGATCGCGTACACGGAGCTGTTGGTGACCCCGACGCTCTGGCCCGATTTCGGCCCCCGCGACCTCTGCCTGGCCGTCGCCGAGTTCCAGCGCCGGCACCGGCGCTTCGGTCGGGTGTAA
- a CDS encoding UMP kinase, with the protein MEAGGRHPAYRRVLLKVSGEALAGGRGYGIDPETIGRIADEIREVVDLGVQVAVVIGGGNIFRGVASASVGIERATADYMGMLATVINALALQDAIEKAGVATRVLSAIEMRAVAEPYIRRRAMRHLEKGRVVVFAAGTGNPFFTTDTAGALRAIEIGAEAILKATKVDGIYTADPAKDPGASRLPRVTYIEALNRGLQVMDTTAISLCMENKLPIVVFDLTRRGNIRRIVMGEPVGSVVSADSPSPRE; encoded by the coding sequence GTGGAGGCCGGGGGCCGCCACCCCGCCTATCGCCGGGTGCTGCTGAAGGTCTCCGGCGAGGCGCTCGCGGGCGGACGCGGATACGGGATCGATCCGGAGACCATCGGGCGGATCGCCGACGAGATCCGCGAGGTGGTGGACCTCGGGGTCCAGGTGGCGGTGGTCATCGGCGGCGGCAACATCTTCCGGGGCGTGGCCAGCGCCTCGGTCGGGATCGAGCGGGCCACCGCCGACTACATGGGAATGCTCGCCACCGTCATCAACGCGCTGGCCCTGCAGGACGCCATCGAGAAGGCGGGGGTGGCCACGCGGGTCCTCTCGGCCATCGAGATGCGGGCCGTGGCGGAGCCGTACATCCGCCGGCGGGCGATGCGGCACCTGGAGAAGGGCCGGGTCGTGGTGTTCGCTGCCGGGACGGGCAATCCCTTCTTCACCACCGATACGGCGGGGGCGCTCCGGGCCATCGAGATCGGCGCCGAGGCGATCCTCAAGGCCACCAAGGTGGACGGGATCTACACGGCCGACCCGGCCAAGGACCCGGGCGCCTCGCGGCTCCCGCGTGTGACCTACATCGAGGCGCTGAACCGCGGGCTGCAGGTGATGGACACCACGGCCATCTCTCTCTGCATGGAGAACAAGCTTCCCATCGTGGTATTCGACCTCACGCGCCGCGGAAACATCCGCCGCATCGTGATGGGTGAGCCGGTGGGCTCGGTGGTCTCGGCCGATTCGCCGTCTCCCCGGGAGTGA
- the rpsB gene encoding 30S ribosomal protein S2: MATLTMKELLEAGVHFGHQTKRWNPKMQKYIFGERNGIYIIDLQKTLKKFREAYAFVRDLAAGGGTVLFVGTKKQAQEAVLEEATRCGMFYVNHRWLGGTLTNFATIRKSIARLKKLDEMKETGEYERLPKKEVLGLEREREKLEKTLIGIKAMERLASAIFIIDPKKETIAVEEAKRLAIPIVAIVDTNCDPTGIDYPIPGNDDAIRAVRLITSRMADAINEGRGTLAKEEAEETPAAPDLPVVTEAEMAAPAEAGA; encoded by the coding sequence ATGGCGACGCTGACGATGAAGGAATTGCTCGAGGCCGGGGTGCACTTCGGCCACCAGACGAAGCGCTGGAACCCCAAGATGCAGAAGTACATCTTCGGCGAGCGCAACGGCATCTACATCATCGACTTGCAGAAGACCCTCAAGAAGTTCCGCGAGGCCTACGCATTCGTGCGCGATCTCGCCGCCGGCGGCGGCACGGTCCTCTTCGTGGGGACCAAGAAGCAGGCGCAGGAGGCGGTGCTGGAGGAGGCCACGCGCTGCGGGATGTTCTACGTGAACCACCGCTGGCTCGGCGGCACGCTGACGAACTTCGCCACCATCCGCAAGTCCATCGCGCGGCTCAAGAAGCTCGACGAGATGAAGGAGACGGGAGAGTACGAGCGCCTACCGAAGAAGGAGGTCCTCGGGCTCGAGCGTGAGCGCGAGAAGCTCGAGAAGACCCTGATCGGCATCAAGGCCATGGAGCGGCTCGCCTCGGCGATCTTCATCATCGATCCCAAGAAGGAGACCATCGCGGTGGAGGAGGCCAAGCGGCTGGCCATTCCCATCGTGGCCATCGTGGATACCAACTGCGATCCGACCGGCATCGACTACCCCATCCCGGGGAACGACGACGCGATCCGCGCCGTTCGGCTCATCACCTCCCGGATGGCCGATGCCATCAATGAGGGCCGCGGCACCCTGGCGAAGGAGGAGGCGGAGGAGACCCCCGCGGCGCCCGACCTGCCCGTGGTGACCGAGGCGGAGATGGCGGCCCCCGCCGAGGCCGGCGCCTGA
- the rplM gene encoding 50S ribosomal protein L13: protein MPTVMPREDAIDRKWYVVDAGGKVLGRLASRVATILRGKHKPTFAPHLDVGDHVVVINAEKVHLTGRKLTDKIYRWHSGYIGGLREVSAEKMLKAHPERVIEWAVQGMLPKGRLGRAMARKLKVYRGSEHPHSAQKPEPLPGSVRTSS from the coding sequence ATGCCGACCGTCATGCCGCGGGAGGACGCAATCGACCGGAAATGGTACGTGGTCGACGCCGGGGGGAAGGTGCTCGGACGCCTGGCCTCGCGGGTGGCCACCATCCTCCGGGGCAAGCACAAGCCGACCTTTGCGCCCCACCTGGACGTCGGGGACCACGTTGTCGTGATCAACGCGGAGAAGGTGCACCTGACCGGGCGCAAGCTCACCGACAAGATCTACCGATGGCACTCCGGGTACATCGGCGGGTTGCGCGAGGTGAGCGCCGAGAAGATGCTCAAGGCGCACCCGGAGCGGGTGATCGAGTGGGCCGTTCAGGGGATGCTGCCCAAGGGACGGCTGGGCCGCGCCATGGCGCGGAAGCTCAAGGTGTACCGGGGGTCGGAGCACCCGCATTCGGCCCAGAAGCCCGAGCCGCTCCCCGGGAGCGTTCGGACATCCTCGTAA
- a CDS encoding 1-deoxy-D-xylulose-5-phosphate reductoisomerase, translating into MKRIILLGATGSIGRRTLELVDQFPAEFRVEGLAARGSNPELVADLCLKHRPRALALTDARAMDQVARALPRPRPEILSGPSGLVTLVTQVEADVVLSAIVGGAGLLPTMAAIQSGKAIALANKETLVMAGPLMTRAARERRVPLLPVDSEHSAIFQCLAGHNRAEVSRILLTASGGPFRRRPKADLARVTVAEALKHPTWKMGAKITVDSATLMNKGLEVIEARWLFDLAPEQVQVIVHPQSIVHSMVEYVDGSVLAQLGVADMGIPILYALSYPTRLPGASERLDLTRVGELTFEAPDLERFPCLGLARQALRDGDCAPAILNAANEVAVAAFLDGRLAFSRISALIEEALARVPGRGLTSVEACVEADAETRRRVGEWLPAGRGPAAPAALADGWAGR; encoded by the coding sequence ATGAAGCGCATCATCCTTCTGGGCGCGACGGGCTCCATCGGGCGGCGCACGCTCGAGCTCGTGGACCAGTTCCCGGCGGAGTTCCGCGTGGAGGGGCTCGCGGCCCGGGGGTCCAACCCCGAGCTGGTCGCCGACCTCTGCCTGAAGCACCGGCCGCGGGCGCTGGCACTCACCGATGCCCGGGCCATGGACCAGGTGGCGCGCGCGCTGCCGCGGCCCCGCCCGGAGATCCTCTCGGGTCCCTCGGGGCTCGTGACGCTGGTGACGCAGGTCGAGGCCGACGTGGTCCTCTCCGCCATCGTGGGCGGAGCAGGGCTCCTGCCGACCATGGCCGCCATCCAGTCGGGCAAGGCCATCGCGCTTGCCAACAAGGAAACGCTCGTCATGGCGGGCCCCCTCATGACCCGCGCGGCGCGGGAGCGGCGGGTACCCCTCCTGCCCGTCGACTCCGAGCACAGCGCCATCTTCCAGTGTCTCGCGGGGCACAACCGCGCGGAGGTGTCCCGCATCCTGCTCACCGCCTCCGGCGGGCCCTTCCGCCGGCGGCCGAAGGCCGACCTGGCTCGCGTGACGGTAGCCGAGGCCCTCAAGCACCCGACGTGGAAGATGGGAGCCAAGATCACGGTCGACTCGGCCACCCTCATGAACAAGGGCCTCGAGGTCATCGAGGCGCGGTGGCTCTTCGACCTTGCGCCGGAGCAGGTGCAGGTGATCGTGCACCCGCAGTCCATCGTCCACTCGATGGTGGAGTACGTGGACGGCTCGGTGCTCGCCCAGCTCGGGGTGGCCGACATGGGCATTCCCATTCTCTACGCCCTGAGCTACCCGACCCGTCTGCCCGGAGCATCCGAGCGGCTCGACCTCACGCGCGTCGGCGAGCTGACCTTCGAGGCGCCCGACCTCGAGCGCTTCCCGTGCCTTGGGCTGGCGCGCCAGGCGCTCCGGGACGGCGACTGCGCCCCGGCCATCCTGAACGCCGCCAACGAGGTGGCCGTGGCCGCCTTCCTGGACGGGCGCCTCGCATTCTCCCGGATCTCCGCGCTGATCGAGGAGGCCCTCGCGCGCGTGCCGGGCCGGGGGCTCACGAGCGTCGAGGCATGCGTCGAGGCGGACGCCGAGACCCGCCGCCGCGTGGGGGAGTGGTTGCCCGCCGGCCGGGGGCCCGCCGCCCCCGCGGCGCTCGCCGACGGATGGGCCGGGCGATGA
- a CDS encoding phosphatidate cytidylyltransferase, producing the protein MARAHDLPLRSEVQGTGETRRVALAKRVLSTLVLLPLFVAVVVVGPVWLFGVLIVLVSGLGQWEFTGMFERAGVRSFRLLGLAGGVLVTASFALPMSERLALTAVLLAVLTASLRGRDGARIDWQPAAVTLFGICYVNWLLGYGFWLRDLEAGTEWVLLLVWVTWLGETAAYLVGSAVGRRRLAPVISPNKTVEGAVAQLAVSVLAALAARAWFFGALTPREAVTVGVLLGVAGQLGDLVESALKRSVGTKDTGHVIPGHGGMLDRVDSLLFNAPVLFYYVAHGKLPGA; encoded by the coding sequence ATGGCCCGCGCCCACGACTTGCCGCTCCGGAGCGAGGTGCAGGGAACCGGCGAGACACGCCGGGTGGCCCTCGCCAAGCGCGTCCTGAGCACGCTCGTCCTGCTGCCGCTGTTCGTGGCCGTCGTGGTGGTCGGGCCGGTGTGGCTCTTCGGCGTGCTGATCGTGCTCGTCTCGGGCCTGGGCCAATGGGAGTTCACCGGGATGTTCGAGCGGGCGGGAGTCCGCAGCTTCCGGCTTCTCGGGCTGGCGGGCGGCGTGCTCGTCACCGCCAGCTTCGCCCTGCCCATGTCCGAGCGGCTCGCGCTCACCGCTGTGCTCCTGGCCGTCCTCACCGCGTCGCTCCGGGGACGCGACGGGGCCCGGATCGACTGGCAGCCGGCGGCCGTGACCCTGTTCGGAATCTGCTACGTGAACTGGCTGCTCGGCTACGGCTTCTGGCTGCGGGATCTGGAGGCCGGCACGGAATGGGTGCTGCTGCTCGTGTGGGTGACGTGGCTCGGGGAGACCGCCGCCTATCTCGTCGGTTCGGCCGTGGGGAGGCGGAGGCTGGCGCCGGTGATCAGCCCCAACAAGACGGTGGAGGGGGCCGTGGCCCAGCTGGCGGTCTCGGTGCTGGCGGCGCTGGCGGCCCGGGCGTGGTTCTTCGGGGCGCTCACGCCTCGCGAGGCCGTGACCGTGGGCGTGCTGCTGGGCGTCGCCGGCCAGCTGGGCGACCTCGTGGAGTCAGCCCTCAAGCGGAGCGTTGGCACCAAGGACACGGGGCATGTCATCCCGGGGCATGGTGGCATGCTGGATCGCGTGGACAGCCTGCTCTTCAACGCCCCCGTGCTCTTCTACTACGTCGCCCACGGGAAGCTTCCGGGCGCATGA
- the nth gene encoding endonuclease III, whose product MAEADRETKARARAIVRKLGAAYPDAGIELRWTTPLELLVATILSAQCTDERVNQVTAPLFKRYRTARDWARVPPAALEREIFSTGFYKAKARTIRGMAQALVERHGGEVPRTGEELTALPGVGRKTANVVLGNAFGIPALAVDTHVSRVSQRLGLARGTDAEAIHEELCQVLPRAQWTRATHLLIIHGRRACLARNPACSTCPIRTLCMWPGKTVRPPQGPQGRKG is encoded by the coding sequence ATGGCGGAAGCCGATCGCGAGACGAAGGCGCGGGCACGGGCCATCGTGCGCAAGCTGGGCGCGGCCTATCCCGATGCAGGCATCGAGCTACGCTGGACCACGCCGCTGGAGCTCCTAGTTGCGACGATCCTGTCCGCCCAGTGCACCGACGAGCGCGTCAACCAGGTGACGGCGCCGCTGTTCAAGCGCTACCGGACGGCCAGGGACTGGGCCCGCGTGCCCCCGGCGGCCCTGGAGCGCGAGATCTTCTCCACTGGCTTCTACAAGGCCAAGGCCAGGACCATCCGGGGCATGGCCCAGGCCCTCGTCGAGCGGCACGGGGGCGAGGTCCCGCGGACCGGGGAGGAGCTCACGGCGCTTCCGGGGGTGGGCCGGAAGACCGCCAATGTGGTGCTCGGCAACGCGTTCGGCATCCCGGCGCTCGCCGTGGACACCCACGTCTCGCGTGTCTCCCAGCGCCTTGGCCTCGCGAGGGGGACGGACGCCGAGGCCATCCACGAGGAGCTGTGCCAGGTCCTTCCCCGCGCGCAGTGGACCCGCGCGACCCACCTTCTGATCATCCACGGCAGGCGCGCCTGCCTTGCCCGCAACCCGGCGTGTTCCACCTGTCCGATCCGAACCCTGTGTATGTGGCCCGGCAAGACGGTCCGCCCGCCGCAGGGACCGCAGGGACGAAAGGGTTGA
- a CDS encoding N-acetyl-gamma-glutamyl-phosphate reductase, whose protein sequence is MLRVAVAGASGYMGAELLRLLGVHPQVRLTAVTSERLSGERLDQFFPHLRGLCSLVFQEADPERLAGEADVVFLALPHMESQRAVPVLRRRGRRVIDLSADYRLRDASLYTTWYKAPHVDAAGLAEAVYGLPELHRKAIAQAGLVASPGCYPTGAILATAPLLKSGLGRPEGIVVDGKSGVTGAGAQGRKTDPMYLYTEANENVQAYGIATHRHTPEMEQELSALSGQPVVLSFTPHLIPLNRGLFTTASVPLGKSVSTTELVALYREFYAGEPFVRVLPEGERPTTRRVLGSNFCDLTVVVDPRTSRAVCLSALDNLGKGGSANGVQSLNIMMGWDERSGLEAPPVYP, encoded by the coding sequence GTGCTTCGGGTCGCGGTCGCGGGCGCCAGCGGATACATGGGGGCGGAGCTCCTCCGCCTGCTCGGGGTCCACCCGCAGGTCCGGCTCACGGCCGTCACCTCGGAGCGGCTCTCCGGCGAGCGCCTCGATCAGTTCTTCCCCCACCTGCGGGGGCTCTGCTCTCTCGTCTTCCAGGAGGCCGACCCGGAGCGGCTCGCGGGCGAGGCCGACGTGGTGTTTCTCGCGTTGCCGCACATGGAGTCGCAGCGGGCCGTCCCCGTGCTGCGGCGCCGCGGCCGTCGCGTCATCGATCTGTCGGCTGACTACCGCTTGCGGGACGCCTCTCTCTACACGACCTGGTACAAGGCGCCGCACGTGGACGCCGCCGGCCTCGCCGAGGCCGTGTACGGGCTGCCCGAGCTGCACCGAAAGGCCATCGCCCAGGCGGGCCTGGTGGCCTCTCCCGGCTGCTACCCCACGGGCGCGATCCTGGCGACGGCTCCGCTGCTCAAGAGCGGGCTCGGGCGGCCGGAGGGCATCGTCGTGGACGGCAAGTCGGGGGTCACGGGCGCGGGGGCCCAGGGTCGCAAGACGGATCCCATGTACCTCTACACCGAGGCCAACGAGAACGTCCAGGCCTACGGCATCGCCACCCATCGACACACCCCCGAGATGGAGCAGGAGCTCTCGGCCCTCTCGGGCCAGCCGGTGGTGCTGAGCTTCACGCCGCATCTGATCCCGCTGAACCGGGGGCTGTTCACGACGGCCTCGGTTCCGCTCGGGAAGTCGGTCAGCACCACCGAGCTCGTGGCCCTCTACCGGGAGTTCTACGCCGGCGAGCCCTTCGTCCGGGTGCTGCCCGAAGGAGAGCGGCCGACCACCCGGCGGGTGCTCGGATCCAACTTCTGCGATCTCACCGTGGTGGTGGACCCGCGCACCTCGCGCGCCGTCTGCCTCTCCGCGCTCGACAACCTGGGCAAGGGCGGCTCCGCCAACGGGGTCCAGAGTCTGAACATCATGATGGGGTGGGACGAGCGGAGCGGTCTGGAAGCGCCCCCCGTCTACCCCTGA
- the frr gene encoding ribosome recycling factor, producing MHDALLKDTEARMQAAVDLLGREFAGVRTGRANTALLDTLRVDSYGTPTPINQMASVSVPDPKTLLIQPWDASQISAIERAILKSDLGVTPASDGKVIRLSMPSLTEERRRQLARTVGKLAEDARVAIRNVRREANDKLKGLAKDKKVSQDEERRGHDVIQKTTDKFTTKVDELARKKEQEILTI from the coding sequence ATGCACGATGCCCTGCTCAAGGACACGGAAGCCCGCATGCAAGCGGCGGTGGACCTGCTCGGGCGCGAATTCGCCGGCGTGCGGACCGGCCGGGCCAACACGGCCCTGCTGGATACCCTGCGGGTGGATTCCTACGGCACGCCCACCCCGATCAACCAGATGGCCTCCGTGTCCGTGCCCGATCCCAAGACGCTCCTCATCCAGCCGTGGGACGCCTCGCAGATCAGCGCCATCGAGCGCGCCATCCTCAAGTCCGACCTCGGGGTGACCCCGGCCAGCGACGGCAAGGTGATCCGGTTGAGCATGCCGTCGCTCACCGAGGAGCGGAGGAGGCAGCTCGCCCGGACCGTGGGCAAGCTGGCCGAGGACGCGCGCGTGGCGATCCGCAACGTCCGCCGGGAGGCCAACGACAAGCTCAAGGGGCTGGCCAAGGACAAGAAGGTCTCCCAGGACGAGGAGCGGCGCGGTCACGACGTGATCCAGAAGACCACCGATAAGTTCACCACCAAGGTCGACGAGCTGGCCAGGAAGAAGGAGCAGGAAATCCTGACCATCTAG